In Chanos chanos chromosome 14, fChaCha1.1, whole genome shotgun sequence, the sequence GCCCTATTCAAAACATTGTAGAATGATGATATTGATGaactttttccctttctgtaCTTTGAGATAAAGTCATAAACTACATTATTCTGTCAGCCAAAACAGCgacatatttctgtttctctctttttttttttcctaaagctGTTCTTTAAGTTCAGCCAGAGGTTAGtggattaaataaaatcataaaatgactCTGGCACGCGGCTGACCGGGTGAACACGCTGAGAATGCTAAGAGCTGTAATGTCTAACAGATATGAATTTGAATATCTCTTAATATGTTgaatatgtgcatgtatgatGTGGATATGACTTGTTGGAGCTGTGATGTGTAACAGACATGGAGAATACCTATGCGGAGTACAGTGAGTGGGCGGATGAGGGGGTGCCAGACAGCGTCACTCAGAACTACAGAAAAGCTTTGCAGCAGCTGGAGAAGAGGAAACCATACGAGGACGCTTTGGTATCTCTCTTTAATTAACGTTACGCTGAACACCTTCACCACCGTTACGCTCAACACCTTCACCACCGTTACGCTCAACACCTTCACCAACCTTACGCTCAACACCTTCACCACCGTTACGCTCAACACCTTCACCACCGTTACGCTCAACACCTTCACCAACCTTACGCTCAACACCTTCACCACCGTTACGCTCAACACCTTCGCCAACCTTACGCTCAACACCTTCACCACCATTACGCTCAACACCTTCGCCACCGTTACGCTCAACACCTTCGCCACCGTTACGCTCAACACCTTCACCACCGTTACGCTCAACACCTTCACCAACCTTACGCTCAACACCTTCACCAACGTTACGCTCAACACCTTCACCACCGTTATGCTCAACACCTTCACCTGCATTCTTACACAACACCAGTCTGACAGGGGTTTTTTTGCGGGTTGCAGTTGGTTTCAGAGCCCCCCAAACTGGCTGAGTACCAAACCTACATAGACTATGAGCTGAGTGATGGAGATCCAGCCAGGATTCAGCTTGTCTTTGAGCGGGCGCTGGCGGAGAACTGCCTGGTCCCAGATCTGTGGGTCAAATATACTACTTATCTGGTGAGTTCCTTTCTGTTCATAtacgcatgtttgtgtgtgtgtttttgtgtgtgtgcgtgtgcgcgcttGTGCAGGTTGGGCAGTGTCCACTGACTGAATGTAATCTGTGTTTTATCGGGGTTCTGAGAGTGATAACCAACAGGTCAATGTAGTTCCTTAGTTTATTCAAGTGTTTGTGTAGGAGAAggtggtggagagagacagggttgtaaagtgtttgtgtaggagaaggtggtggagagagacagggttgtaaagtgtttgtgtaggagaaggtggtggagagagacagggttgtaaagtgtttgtgtaggagaaggtggtggagagagacagggttgtaaagtgtttgtgtaggagaaggtggtggagagagacagggttgtaaagtgtttgtgtaggagaaggtggtggagagagacagggttgtaaagtgtttgtgtaggagaaggtggtggagagagacagggttgtaaagtgtttgtgtaggagaaggtggtggagagagacagggttgtaaagtgtttgtgtaggagaaggtggtggagagagacagggttgtAAAGTGTTGTAAAGACTCTGGCGTTGCGTTAGAGAGACATACCCACTGGTTCTGCACCACTGAACACATCAAACATGTTGCTTTTGTAAGAACATTATTTGTGGTGTTGTATTGCGACAGTAGTTCTCATAACAGACTGGAACACTGTGCTTATGTTGTTTTAGGACCGACAGCTGAAGATCAAAGACCTGGTCTTGTCTGCTCACGAGAGAGCGGTGAGAAACTGTCCCTGGACCATGACTCTGTGGAGGGGTTTCCTCTTGGCCCTGGAGAGACATGGGGCAGAACATCAGATTGTATCAGGTGCTGAATGGGTTTATAAGGCTGAATGTGCATGTATTCTGGAATATTCCTGTTAGTTCTAATGCAAACAGAAGTAGCTGTGGGTCATTTTAAAGCGGCTCTCTTTTGTAGAGGTTTTTGAGAAGGCTCTGGCTGCTGGATTCATCCAGGCCATGGATTATGTGGAGATCTGGCAGGCTTACCTTGACTACCTGAGGCGGCGTGTGGATTTCAGTAAAGGTGAGACTCTGCACTTTCAGGTCAATGCAGCATCTGCATGTTGAGCTTTCAACATGTGTGCGCtatttattattgtaataataCAATGTTGATCAATTtgtctctgaaatgtctgtttatgCATCATCTACTGAACCAGATgtacatttattaaaacatgTACTCCGAGTACAGCTACTGAAAGTTAAAAATAGtcgtgttttggtttttttttacctttttgctTTTGATTAATAATAAAAGCCAtatgaaatccttttttttactCGCTGATGGATTCACTGTGATATGAAGTGCTGGTGCTTTAATCTGAAATGGACTcttgtctctgattggttggtgCAGAGTGGAGCAGGGAGCTGGAGGAGCTGCGGGCAGCGTTCACTCGTTCTCTGGACTATCTCAAACAGGACGTGGAGGAAAGTGAGTGACAGTTCGGTCCATGACCTTTAGACTGGACTCCTTATGTTGTATGTCAGATAACGGTTCGGTCCATGAGAACCTTTAGACTGGACTCCTTATGTTGTTTGTCAGATAACGGTTCGGTCCATGAGAACCTTTAGACTGGACTCCTTATGTTGTATGTCAGATAACGGTTCGGTCCATGAGAACCTTTAGACTGGACTCCTTATGTTGTTTGTCAGATAACGGTTCGGTCCATGAGAACCTTTAGACTGGACTCCTTATGTTGTATGTCAGATAATgactgggtttttgggggggttttttttcccagggtTCAGTGAGAGTGGAGATCTCTCATGCTCTATAATGCAGATTTGGGCCAGTGTTGAAGTAAGGTGCAGTCCACCCCACACTCCATAATTACTCATTAGACAGTCATTAGGCATTACTCATTTTTTTAGTAATTTACCACGTGTGCAATAGGCCACTCCTACCATGGCTGTGTTATTGTAGTCAGTTCGGTTTGGTTCGTATAGAAGCTGTTGTGCTGCTGAACTCAGTCGTGTTATGGCTGTGTCACCATGGTGCTCTGTATGATGTGTTTTGTTCCTTGGACAGGCCCGGCACTGTAAGAACATGCAGAAAGCCCGGGAATTGTGGGATAGCATCATGACAAAAGGGAATGCCAAATATGCCAACATGTGGTTAGAGTATTACCATCTGGAGAGGTacttttgattattttaaagCTGTATTAATGATTTCATTTCTCTTATTTTCAGATTTACATTATATGTAGGGCTACATTTATTGTACATTTTCTCAGAATGTGACCATGTTTAATTCCTGCCAACCATGTCCATAAAGGTAACACTTTTAATGAACACGAAGAGTCAGTGACCACACGTGACGCACTCAGACTCTCCTGTACCAAAACATACGACACGTAATAAATCATATAACACATGTCAGTAACAGGGATGACACGATTTCCTTATGGTGAATAaatctgctgtgctgtgttctgtcaCTATAATGATCAGACACTTTTATATTTTGATACTAGTGTCTCGTGGTTAAATTGGTATGGAAAAGTGCAGTGGCACTAGAGTTTGGAACAATACcagcattttgaaaaaaaaaaaacacttttttatcATGCAAACTACTGTTGGATCTGATCTGATCTAATCCAGCCAACAGGCTTCTGTCTCTGTAAACCCAATGCTGATCTAATCTAGCCAACAGGCATCTGTCTCTTTAAACCCAATGCTGATCTAATCCAGCCAACAGGAGTCTGTCTCTGTAAACCCAATGCTGATCTAATCCAGCCAACAGGCGTCTGTCTCTGTAAACCCAATGCTGATCTAATCCAGCCAACAGGCGTCTGTCTCTGTAAACCCAATGCTGATCTAATCCAGCCAACAGGCGTTTGTCATAATGACATAATAACATGAGTCATAACAAGCGTGGAGTGAGAGCTTCTGTAGAGAGAATGAGCAACTTCTTTTGAGAGGAGGCTAGAGATGGCATCAACAACACCTTAATAAACATAAGATGGAGCCTGAAGTCAAATTTTGGCTTTAAAGTGGACGAAAAAGACAAGCACCTAAACAGAGCAGCACAGCTGAGCAGACGCTGTTTTAGAGAGTGTCACACAAAGGGAGGTAACATATTAAACCTGGTCAAACGTCTGTCAGACAAACATCCACCTCCTGTTCAGGGGATGTACAGACTAACAGGTGATAGTTGACTTGTGAACTCCCCTCTTACATCCATGAAATGGATGAGTCGAAAGAGTGGTCTATACAGTAATATAATATACAGTCCtgcatacgcagacacacataaccctaaccctgcaTACGGAGACACAGTCATATAATATACAGTCCTGCATACGGAGACACAGTCATATAATATACAGTCCTGCATACGTAGACACACATAACCCTAATCCTGCATACGCAGACACAGTCATATAATATACAGTCCtgcatacgcagacacacataacCCTAATCCTGCATACGCAGACACAGTCATATAATATACAGTCCtgcatacgcagacacacataacCCTAATCCTGCATACGCAGACACAGTCATATAATATACAGTCCtgcatacgcagacacacataacCCTAATCCTGCATACGCAGACACAGTCATATAATATATAGTCCtgcatacgcagacacacacccgTGTTTGTGCAGTGCTGACAGTGTCTTCCTGATTATCGTTTGTAAGTCAGACTGTCACACTGAGATTATCAGATGACTTAGTTAATCCAGATTTTACTGGAGTTTTAGTTGACACAGATTATTGTCATTTTACTGTTTGATAATTTATGTATTGTTCCTGttctaaaagttttttttgtttgttttactgaaagCAATGTCCAGGTTTAAAATACCGCGTAATAATGGTATTTTAACAGTTTACCtctttaaagaaaatatagaaaagTATTTGTGTATCAAAATTCATGATCCAGTGCCAGGATCAAAAGGAAAGGTTATTGTAATCATACTACATGTTACAATGCAAAAAGTGTAGGCAGTTGCTATAGCGATCTGCCAGTTCCACTAATGTTCTGGTATTGTGATGTATGGTGAGAGAGGACTGAAATGAGAGCTATGATGgtcttgtgtctgtgtaggttgtatggagacacacagcactgcagaaAAGCTCTCCACAGAGCTGTACAGTGCACCTCTGACTACCCTGAACACCTGTGTGAGGTCCTCCTCACCTTTGAAAGAGTTGAAGGTGAGGGTGTGAGGAAACGATGAAACAGAGATGGCAGGGCAGacctgtatgtttgtgttttagttctcagtgtgtgtgtgtgcacgcacgcattCACGTGCCCACGTGTGTCTGTGACCCTattagtcctctgtgtgtgtgtgtgtgtgtgtgagagagagagactgtttttagtgctctgtgtgtgcatgtgtgactcCATTAGTCCAGTGTgagtgaggttgtgtgtgtctgtgactctgtgtgtgtgtgaccgtttTTGatactgtgtcctgtgtgtgactgtttttagtgctgtgtgtgtgtgtgtgagagagactgtttttagtgctctgtgtgtgtgtgtgagagactgtttttagtactcagtgtctgtttctgtgcaggTTCTCTAGAAGACTGGGATGCTGCCGTCTTGAAGACTGAGAGCAAATTGGCTCGTGTCGGTGAGCAGAGAGCCAGAGTAAGAGAAAGCTACCACCTGATCCTAATAATAAACCCTAAACATTAACCCAGAACCTCTAACGCTGAGACCCTAACGCCCTAAGGCATAAACCTCAAACCTTAAATCCATAAAGCAGAGACTCTAAACCCTAAAGCCATAATTCATTGTTTGTGcttgagtctgtgagagaggggCATTGTTTGTActtgagtctgtgagagagaggcattgtTTGTGcttgagtctgtgagagagaggcattatttgtgcttgagtctgtgagagagaggcattgtTTGTActtgagtctgtgagagaggggCATTGTTTGTActtgagtctgtgagagaggggCATTGTTTGTActtgagtctgtgagagagaggcattgtTTGTActtgagtctgtgagagagaggcattgtTTGTActtgagtctgtgagagaggggCATTGTTTGTActtgagtctgtgagagagaggcattgtTTGTActtgagtctgtgagagaggggCATTGTTTGTActtgagtctgtgagagagaggcatctATAGTTCAGTAACAGGCTACAGTGCTTGCATGGACAGAGTCTCAGGGTGATTCTCAGTAACTAAGAATTCAAAGAACAGGTTTGTGTTCTCAGGAAGAACTTTTTTGTCTAGGTGCCTTGCAAGAACAAATTCGTAAGAGCATGAGAACGGAGAATGCACCTGAAAGAGTTGTAGATGTGCTACATAGTTTGAATTGTACAATACACCAGCACCAGTCGATTTGACTGGTGATACACTAACATTTAGCATTGAGAAAATTTCAGTTGTCATAAGTATTACACACATAACATATAAGCAAGACAGAATGAGCACTGTGGTCTCCTCTGCAGTCCCTACATAAAACGTTTGTGTTAGACTGATAGGCAAAGCACATGATGCTAAAGGCTAGAACTTCATGATGTTTGAAGACTGTTGTCAACTGTAATAATTAAGCACGAGCCCGTCGAGTTATGTTCACTGTTAGCCAATTCTAATTTAGCTCCAGTTACCAAAGGAGGTTATCGCTGGGTGACCAGAGCCTCCTGAGAAAAGTCCAAACAAACTTTCACAACAGGTGTTGCCTGTAGCAGATCAGCAGAGATTGATCCACTCTGTGGCCTGTTCCTTTGCTTTGCTGAGCAGGTGGCAGAGAAAGAGGCTGAGCTAACgcggcaggaggaggagaggaccGAGCTGCGGAGGAGGGCGAAAGCAGACAAGAAGGCCcagaagaaaaagcagaaagcaaacaaagcaggggaaaagagaaaagccgAAGGTGAAGGGGAGGACGAGGATGAGTGGGAGGAGACAGGTAAGGTATACTGGGAGCTCTGGGAGCAATTGAACTTAACATTGCCACTCCATTGTGTCCCAGTCATTAAAACCAGAATATGCACATGGAACAGTGCAGAATAGTCAGTGAAGTATGGAGGAGTCAGTAAGTTGTGACCTGTAAACAATAGGGCATAAAAGATGTACCAGGGACACAcggccagtgtaatgttataatggtataagggggacacacggccagtgtaatgttataatggtataagggggacacacggccagtgtaatgttataatggtataagggggacacacggccagtgtaatgttataatggtataacggggacacacggccagtgtaatgttataatggtataagggggacacacggccagtgtaatgttataatggtataagggggacacacggccagtgtaatgttataatggtaTAAGGGGGATACAcggccagtgtaatgttataatggtataagggggacacacggccagtgtaatgttataatggtaTAACAGGGACACAcggccagtgtaatgttataGTGGTATAAGGGGGACACAcggccagtgtaatgttataatggtaTAACGGGGACACGcggccagtgtaatgttataatggtaTAACGGGGATACGcggccagtgtaatgttataatggtaTAACGGGGACAcggccagtgtaatgttataatggtataagggggacacacggccagtgtaatgttataatggtataacggggacacacggccagtgtaatgttataatggtaTAAGGGGGATACAcggccagtgtaatgttataatggtataagggggacacacggccagtgtaatgttataatggtaTAACAGGGACACAcggccagtgtaatgttataGTGGTATAAGGGGGACACAcggccagtgtaatgttataatggtaTAACGGGGACACGcggccagtgtaatgttataatggtaTAACGGGGATACGcggccagtgtaatgttataatggtaTAACGGGGACAcggccagtgtaatgttataatggtataagggggacacacggccagtgtaatgttataatggtataacggggacacacggccagtgtaatgttataatggtaTAAGGGGGATACAcggccagtgtaatgttataatggtaTAAGGGGGATACAcggccagtgtaatgttataatggtaTAAGGGGGATACAcggccagtgtaatgttataatggtaTAACGGGGATACAcggccagtgtaatgttataatggtataacggggacacacggccagtgtaatgttataatggtataagggggacacacggccagtgtaatgttataGTGGTATAAGGGGGATACAcggccagtgtaatgttataatggtataacggggacacacggccagtgtaatgttataatggtaTAACGGGGATACAcggccagtgtaatgttataatggtaTAACGGGGATACAcggccagtgtaatgttataatggtaTAAGGGGGATACACGGCCAGTGTAATGTTAAAATGGTATAAGGGGGATACAcggccagtgtaatgttataGTGGTATAAGGGGGATACAcggccagtgtaatgttataGTGGTATAACGGGGACACACGGCCAGTGTAATGTTAAAATGGTATAAGGGGGACACAcggccagtgtaatgttataatggtataacggggacacacggccagtgtaatgttataGTGGTATAAGGGGGACACAcggccagtgtaatgttataatggtaTAAGGGGGATACATggccagtgtaatgttataGTGGTATAACGGGGATGGATCAAAGATACAATGTAACGATTATACAACAGGTGTGTATTGCTGGTATGTCACAATGGTGTGATTGGAATGTATGACTGGTGTAACATTCTGTAAAGAGTTGTATGGTGTAATATGGTTTTATGATGGGTATAATGTTGTAATTCTGTAATAAGTATATGTAAATGATATAATGTGTATAATGTACTAATGGTTTCAGAGCATTCTGCAAAGCGACACAGGGGtgacggagagggagaggcaggggCGGATGAACAGATGGAGACGGAGAGCGGATTGTTTGGTCGAAGAACTTTTTCATCTCGTAAAATGGAACTTTCAGTGGCGCGGAAAGGTCAGCAGGAGGCAGCAGAGGTTGCACGAAAGTTTCAGGAAACCACGCGAGACCAGCGCAGCGACCAGAAGAGCGTGTTTGTCAGTAATCTGGCTTTCACACTGGATGACCCCGAGGGCAGAATGAGGAGTCTCTTTACGGACTGCGGCTCCATCCAGCAGGTCCGACCCGTGTTCTCCAGTAAGGGCGTCTTCAGG encodes:
- the sart3 gene encoding spliceosome associated factor 3, U4/U6 recycling protein, producing the protein MAATRNEGETLLPDIEEETEGMEGEMESDEGEGMGVENSCDEEDDTSEDERENEAEIQRLEEQLSINAFDYNCHVDLIKLLRQEGKLHRLRKARQKMSELFPLTEEIWLDWLKDEVGLAEDDADREKVYGLFEKAVKDYICPDIWLEYAQYSIGGMGVAGGIDRTRSVFERALTAVGLHMTKGASLWEAYREFEIVMLSTVQPAPGSIPTREQQELLNVQLERIHNLFRRQLAVPLLDMENTYAEYSEWADEGVPDSVTQNYRKALQQLEKRKPYEDALLVSEPPKLAEYQTYIDYELSDGDPARIQLVFERALAENCLVPDLWVKYTTYLDRQLKIKDLVLSAHERAVRNCPWTMTLWRGFLLALERHGAEHQIVSEVFEKALAAGFIQAMDYVEIWQAYLDYLRRRVDFSKEWSRELEELRAAFTRSLDYLKQDVEERFSESGDLSCSIMQIWASVEARHCKNMQKARELWDSIMTKGNAKYANMWLEYYHLERLYGDTQHCRKALHRAVQCTSDYPEHLCEVLLTFERVEGSLEDWDAAVLKTESKLARVGEQRARVAEKEAELTRQEEERTELRRRAKADKKAQKKKQKANKAGEKRKAEGEGEDEDEWEETEHSAKRHRGDGEGEAGADEQMETESGLFGRRTFSSRKMELSVARKGQQEAAEVARKFQETTRDQRSDQKSVFVSNLAFTLDDPEGRMRSLFTDCGSIQQVRPVFSSKGVFRGYCYVQFDDQLAVPKALKLDRQDVEGRPMFVSPCVDKSKNPEFKVFKYSPSLEKHKIFVSGLPFSCTKEQLEEICQQHGTVKAIRLVTNRSGKPKGLAYVEFADEAQASQAVMKMDGMTLEKHTLSVAISNPPSRRNTDTAGSHRPLGAAMPRQLHGARGKGRTQISLLPRSLHRQSSTEPKTENGTAATAAESSGQDRQTKPMTNEDFVRMLLKK